AAAAGCTGTATACAGCTTTTTGCAAAGGTTCGTGATGACTCATAGTGTCTTCCATTGTTCCGGGCCACTGCGAATGCGAATGCGAATGCGGATTCGTATTCGGATGCAGATGCAGAGGAGAAATGAAGACGAAGTGTCATATCCATAAACAAACTGTCCTTCTATACTGTTGGGTATCAAGCAGGTACGGTCTTGATTTCagccaattttttttgcattacTTCTTAACTACTCCATCATTATTTTCAGTTAGTTTCATTGTTACAAACATTAAATATGGGCGCAAATAGCATTGGCAATATCCCAAAATTACCCATTAAATTTTCTATGGGCCTAAATTTCAATACAGCAACTCTTTATCTTGTATAATTCTGTGCATGTCGTCAGTCTGTGCTGGCGCAGCCGTGGCAGCCGCAGTTCACACACTCCTTGAAGCTGACCGGGACGCCTTTCTTCTCGGCCTCGGCCTCGAGCTGCAGCCTGGGCACACGGCAGATGCAGGTGCTCCCGTGGTTTGTCTCGCTCTGCTGTACACACTGCAGGCAGCACAGCTTCTCGTAGCCGCGCTTCCGCCACTTCGCAATCAGCCGCCGGTCGGctaccttcttcttcagcagCCACTCGTAAAGCTCCCGCGAGATCGCACGCCGCTTGTAGTACATGGTATACACATACCGCGACCGCTCGCTGTGGATCTGCACTATCCGCCACAGATCTTCCTTGCCTTGGCCCTTGCCTAGGCTCTTGctcttgtccttaccgaTCTCCTTCAGCCGCCGCTCAAACTCTGCAAGAACAGGCTCGACCCGCTCATACCCTTTCACCTTCATGTCCGCCTGTTTGCTAGTATTTGTCACAAGAGCTgcaactacaactacaactacaactgcAACTGCAACTTCCACTACAATTATATAAGCTCTTCTTACGTTTGCAACCCGGTAACGGTCATCGCTCGCtgggaagaaaaaattt
The Nakaseomyces glabratus chromosome J, complete sequence genome window above contains:
- the BUD31 gene encoding U2 snRNP complex subunit BUD31 (CAGL0J03630g~Ortholog(s) have role in cellular bud site selection, mRNA splicing, via spliceosome and U2 snRNP, U2-type spliceosomal complex, post-mRNA release spliceosomal complex localization), giving the protein MKVKGYERVEPVLAEFERRLKEIGKDKSKSLGKGQGKEDLWRIVQIHSERSRYVYTMYYKRRAISRELYEWLLKKKVADRRLIAKWRKRGYEKLCCLQCVQQSETNHGSTCICRVPRLQLEAEAEKKGVPVSFKECVNCGCHGCASTD